The following proteins come from a genomic window of Salvia hispanica cultivar TCC Black 2014 chromosome 4, UniMelb_Shisp_WGS_1.0, whole genome shotgun sequence:
- the LOC125220295 gene encoding uncharacterized protein LOC125220295, with the protein MAGTSAEGEETSMTHPIPDGDLVSMMARMMKEFKQEMMIQMDVRAKESIAQSKESEARMLAAQNTLFEEFNTWKGERGTRPPTPMGNFVPNEVPEENVEEEEYEGWQGGNVRDRVNNLENGRRDRYYEEEPRPRFDDPSKTLKHNLPEFHGKFDPEAYLEWESQVEKIFSLHNYSEGDKVKIALAEFRGNANTWWNDVLRKRRIARMGEVRSWDELCRIMKESFVPRSYYLKLRGELQDLRQGSMSVMDYYYELLALMNKIGVNESEETTQDRFIHGLNTSLKHKVQIEALRGITLGEVLSFAETFERQGKEVALSKARVASSQTGMGGNKWSTPSKKMESSPITQGKAPYKGSPSSSPQVTKSPSSTESSKVQCFKCKGYGHYARECPNQRVMVIGQDGSVHSEDEEDVVVEDKEASVEPRMSYSSGEEEDEGSKSLVMLRMLNVQPDLEEHKEQRCNIFHMNCKVYSKTCLVIIDGGSCANVVSEQLVAKLGLKVDKHPNPYKLQWLGESGELKVKDQCLVPLKNGVFEDEVMCDIIPMTACHVLLGRPWEFDRRVYKNGFTNEYFYMVNGLKVRLKPLLPKDVFEAHQHLQRERERDREKRLVSEGCLLARTPDLGWALKSRSTILLMVRNDLCLNTNTNPCPLLIESVLQGFKDVFPDELPNKLPPVRGIEHQIDFVPGSSLPNRAAYKANPKETQELQRQKDGTWRMCVDCRAINKITIKYRHPIPRLDDMLEDLCGSHCFSKIDLASGYHQIRMKEGDEWKTAFKTKFGLYEWLVMPFGLTNAPSTFMRLMNHVLRPFIGKFVVVYFDDILIYSKSVEEHANHLRDVLEVLRMHALYAKLSKCTFCVDEVVFLGFVVGRDGVKVDEEKVKAIREWPTPKSVSEVRSFHGLASFYRRFVRDFSTKASPLNHLVKKNVEFKWGEEQERAFNTLKNDLTHAPLLALPNFDKTFELECDASGVGVGGVLMQEGKPIAYFSEKLGQAQLNYPTYDKELYAIVRCLENWQHYLMHREFVIHTDHESIKFLGGQHKLDKRHAKWSAFLETFPYVIKYKKGKENVVADALSRKPHALSMLVVCASKYVGFEFIKDLYRHDHEFATIFEACEKGSFDKYYRMDGYLYKENKLCIPNCSLRDLLIKESHLGGLMGHFGVSKTFDILSEHFSWPCMKKHVEKFCGQCIECRQAKSKSSNFGLYTPLPIPTQPWVDISMDFVLGLPMSSRKNDSILVVLSPFEVVYGFNPLTPLDLSAVDLPLSIMPLEDRKRASKGEFPEAGSEGTRSGPLEQVQRSLQRLQKALTLSSGCYTLASDRWENAARDICLQTQFAGDTEVQSWRSTHHSLCLEKRLKMVPRSPLS; encoded by the exons ATGGCGGGGACAAGTGCGGAGGGGGAGGAAACAAGCATGACTCACCCTATACCCGATGGGGATCTTGTGAGCATGATGGCCCGTATGATGAAGGAATTCAAACAAGAGATGATGATCCAAATGGATGTGCGAGCAAAAGAATCCATTGCTCAATCAAAAGAATCCGAAGCCCGCATGCTTGCCGCCCAAAACACTTTATTTGAGGAGTTCAACACTTGGAAGGGAGAGCGGGGGACGAGGCCTCCCACTCCTATGGGCAATTTTGTGCCTAATGAGGTCCCGGAGGAAAATGTTGAAGAGGAGGAGTATGAGGGGTGGCAAGGAGGGAATGTTCGGGATAGGGTTAACAATTTGGAGAATGGAAG GAGGGATAGGTATTATGAGGAGGAGCCCCGACCAAGGTTTGATGATCCGTCCAAGACCTTGAAACACAACCTTCCCGAATTCCATGGAAAGTTCGATCCCGAAGCCTACTTGGAGTGGGAATCTCAAGTGGAGAAAATCTTTTCCCTCCACAACTATTCCGAGGGAGATAAGGTGAAGATTGCTTTGGCCGAATTTAGGGGTAATGCTAACACTTGGTGGAATGATGTGTTGAGAAAGAGGAGGATAGCTAGGATGGGAGAGGTGCGATCATGGGATGAGTTGTGCCGAATCATGAAGGAGTCCTTTGTACCGAGGTCCTATTATCTCAAGCTTCGTGGGGAGCTTCAAGACCTAAGGCAAGGATCCATGAGTGTGATGGATTACTACTATGAACTTCTTGCTTTGATGAACAAGATTGGAGTAAATGAATCGGAGGAAACCACTCAAGACCGTTTCATCCATGGTCTCAACACGTCCTTGAAGCATAAAGTCCAAATTGAGGCTTTGAGGGGAATCACATTGGGGGAAGTACTAAGTTTTGCCGAGACTTTTGAGAGGCAAGGTAAAGAGGTGGCTCTTAGCAAGGCAAGAGTGGCTTCTAGTCAAACCGGGATGGGAGGAAACAAGTGGAGTACCCCTTCCAAAAAGATGGAGAGCTCACCTATTACTCAAGGCAAAGCACCATACAAGGGATCTCCAAGCTCAAGTCCACAAGTTACCAAGAGCCCTTCCTCAACGGAGAGTAGCAAGGTACAATGCTTCAAGTGTAAGGGCTATGGTCACTATGCTCGTGAGTGCCCCAACCAAAGAGTCATGGTTATTGGGCAAGATGGTAGCGTGCATAGTGAGGATGAGGAAGACGTGGTGGTAGAAGACAAGGAGGCGAGTGTAGAGCCACGAATGTCATATTCTagtggagaagaagaggatgAGGGGTCAAAATCCTTAGTGATGCTAAGGATGCTCAATGTACAACCCGATCTTGAGGAGCATAAAGAACAAAGGTGCAACATCTTCCATATGAATTGCAAGGTATACTCTAAAACTTGTTTGGTGATTATTGATGGAGGTAGTTGTGCTAATGTGGTGAGTGAACAATTGGTGGCCAAGTTGGGGTTGAAGGTTGACAAACACCCCAATCCTTACAAGCTTCAATGGCTAGGGGAGTCCGGGGAGCTAAAAGTGAAGGATCAATGTCTCGTTCCTTTGAAGAATGGTGTCTTTGAGGATGAGGTGATGTGTGATATCATTCCAATGACGGCTTGTCATGTGTTGTTGGGAAGGCCTTGGGAGTTTGATAGGAGGGTGTATAAGAATGGTTTCACCAATGAATATTTCTACATGGTGAATGGTTTGAAGGTTAGGTTGAAGCCCCTCTTACCTAAGGATGTGTTTGAGGCACACCAACATCTACAAAGGGAAAGGGAAAGGgatagagagaaaaggcttGTGAGTGAGG GTTGCTTGTTAGCTAGGACTCCCGACCTTGGGTGGGCACTAAAAAGCCGTTCAACCATTCTCCTCATGGTCCGGAACGATTTATGTTTAAATACTAACACTAATCCTTGTCCTTTGTTGATTGAAAGTGTTTTGCAAGGTTTCAAGGATGTCTTCCCGGACGAGCTTCCAAACAAGCTCCCACCCGTGAGAGGGATTGAGCACCAAATTGATTTTGTACCGGGATCCTCTCTTCCCAACCGGGCGGCATATAAAGCAAACCCAAAGGAGACTCAAGAACTTCAAAGGCAA AAGGATGGAACTTGGAGAATGTGCGTGGATTGTAGAGCCATCAATAAGATCACCATTAAGTATAGGCACCCTATACCTAGGTTAGATGATATGCTTGAGGATCTATGTGGCTCTCATTGTTTCTCCAAAATTGATTTAGCAAGTGGGTACCACCAAATTCGCATGAAAGAAGGGGATGAATGGAAAACCGCTTTTAAAACCAAATTTGGCTTATATGAATGGCTTGTTATGCCTTTTGGATTGACTAATGCTCCTTCCACTTTCATGCGTTTGATGAATCATGTGCTTCGTCCTTTCATTGGAAAATTTGTGGTGGTGTATTTTGATGATATCTTGATTTATAGTAAGAGTGTAGAAGAGCATGCTAATCATCTTAGGGATGTGCTTGAAGTGTTGAGAATGCATGCCTTATATGCCAAGTTATCCAAATGCActttttgtgttgatgagGTTGTTTTTCTTGGATTCGTTGTGGGGAGGGATGGTGTGAAAGTAGATGAGGAGAAAGTGAAGGCGATTAGGGAGTGGCCTACACCCAAGAGTGTGAGTGAAGTTCGATCTTTCCATGGTCTTGCAAGCTTCTATAGGAGGTTTGTGAGGGATTTTTCTACTAAGGCATCTCCCCTTAATCACCTTGTGAAAAAGAATGTGGAGTTTAAGTGGGGAGAGGAGCAAGAAAGAGCTTTTAACACCTTAAAAAATGACCTTACTCATGCTCCTTTGTTAGCCCTTCCCAATTTTGACAAGACTTTTGAGCTAGAGTGTGATGCTAGTGGAGTGGGGGTAGGAGGAGTGCTCATGCAAGAGGGGAAGCCCATAGCCTATTTTTCCGAAAAGCTTGGCCAAGCCCAATTAAACTACCCCACATATGACAAGGAGTTGTATGCTATAGTGAGGTGTTTAGAGAATTGGCAACATTACCTCATGCATAGGGAGTTTGTAATACACACCGACCATGAATCCATTAAGTTCCTAGGGGGACAACATAAACTTGATAAAAGACATGCTAAGTGGAGTGCTTTTCTAGAAACTTTCCCTTATGTGATCAAATATAAGAAGGGGAAGGAAAATGTTGTTGCCGATGCCCTTTCTAGGAAGCCTCATGCTCTTTCAA TGCTTGTTGTGTGTGCTTCAAAGTATGTTGGCTTTGAGTTCATTAAGGACTTATATAGACATGATCACGAATTTGCCACTATTTTTGAAGCATGTGAAAAAGGAtcttttgataaatattataGGATGGATGGTTACTTGTATAAAGAGAATAAGCTTTGCATTCCTAATTGCTCTCTTCGTGACTTGTTGATTAAGGAATCTCATTTGGGAGGCTTGATGGGGCACTTTGGGGTGTCAAAAACTTTTGACATTTTGAGTGAACATTTCTCTTGGCCTTGTATGAAGAAACATGTTGAGAAATTTTGTGGTCAATGCATAGAGTGTAGGCAAGCCAAGTCTAAGTCTAGTAACTTTGGGCTTTATACTCCTTTACCTATACCTACACAACCTTGGGTGGACATTTCCATGGATTTCGTGCTAGGCCTACCCATGTCTTCTCGGAAGAATGATAGCATTTTGGTAGT ATTGTCTCCATTTGAAGTTGTATATGGATTTAACCCCCTCACCCCGTTGGATTTGTCCGCGGTGGATTTGCCTTTGTCAATTATGCCTCTAGAAGATCg AAAAAGGGCATCAAAAGGTGAATTTCCGGAAGCTGGAAGTGAAGGGACGCGCAGCGGGCCGCTGGAACAAGTGCAGAGGTCTCTGCAAAGACTCCAGAAGGCTCTGACACTCTCCAGCGGTTGCTACACCCTTGCCAGCGACCGCTGGGAAAACGCGGCGCGTGACATCtgtcttcaaactcaatttgcCGGCGATACTGAAGTCCAATCATGGCGTTCTACACACCATTCTCTTTGTCTTGAAAAGCGATTAAAGATGGTACCAAGATCACCTCTATCGTAG